Below is a genomic region from Nitrospira sp..
AGATCAGACGTGATGGTTACTTGCCCAACGCCTTCTTCACCGCCCTGGCGATCTCGGCGGGATTCTTCACCACCTTCACGCCGGCTTGTTCGAGCGCCTTCATCTTTTCCGTGGCGGTGCCTTTCCCCCCGGAGATGATCGCACCAGCATGTCCCATCCGGCGCCCCGGAGGCGCCGTAATCCCGGCGATAAAACTGATGACCGGCTTCTTGACGTGCTTTCTGATGAATTCCGCCGCCTTTTCTTCTGCATCCCCCCCGATCTCGCCAATCATGACGATCGCCTGCGTTTCGGGATCTTTCTCGAACAGCGGCAGCACGTCGACGAACCCGGTTCCGTTGACCGGGTCTCCGCCGATACCTACGCATGTGGTTTCGCCGAGTCCGAGCGTCGACAACTGATGCACGGCTTCATATGTCAGCGTGCCGCTTCGAGAGACCACGCCCACGATGCCTTTTTTATGGATGAAGCCCGGCATGATGCCGATTTTCGCCTCATCGACGGTGATGACGCCGGGGCAGTTGGGCCCGATCAAACGAACATCCCGACCACGGAGGGCGCGCTTGACCTTGATCATGTCGTTCACGGGTATGCCTTCGGTGATGCAGATGATCAGCTTCACACCGGCATCCGCCGCTTCCAGAATGGCGTCGGCGCAGAACGGAGGCGGCACAAAGATCAGGGACGTGTCGCACTCGGTCTTTCTGACCGCATCGGACACCGTATTGAACACCGGGATGCCTTCGACCTCCTGCCCGGCCTTACCGGGCGTCACCCCCGCTACGATCTGCGTTCCGTAGGCCTTGCACTGCGTCGCGTGGAACGAGCCTTCCTTGCCCGTGATCCCTTGCACCACTACCCGCGTGGCTTTATTCACGAGAATTGACATGGAGTTGTCCTTTTATCCGGTGTCTGGTTTCTAAAAGATGCCCTTGCCGTGGGCTTCTTGAATGGTGGCTCGATGCATATCGTAGTGCACCGACTGGCTGATCGAGGCTGTGGCTTCCGTAAACGGCATCGCAAAAAGCAGGAAGAACTGCATCCAGAAACCCAATTCCTCTTTTTGCTCCACGCTGTCGAGCGACCGCCTTTGACGGTCCGAAAAACTCGTCGAGACGATCACTTCTTCGGAGACGTATCCCGGTATCATCGCAAACGTCAATGCCGACAGATAGGCCCACACCCCCGGACCGTCGCCCTCGTCTTCGATGACCGCGATGTCGGCTCTGATGTCCGTCGGCTCCCCCGATGTCACGACCGACGAAAACAAGCCTGACTCCGAATAGGCTTTAAATGCCTGGCGGCGGACCGATTCTACCGTTTCCATTCGAGGCATCTGGCTGAAACCCTTGGGATCCAATGCACCGGCCACGATCAAGCCGATGGACTTTTTCTGCTGTTGAGTCTGCTGGGGAGGCCACTGTGCCGGAGGCTTGACCTTACCCTCCCGCACCATCATGCATCCCGACATAGTCACGATTAGCAGCGCAAATGTTGCCGTCGTCCAGTGCATTGAAGTGTTCCTATGGACAATAGGATTCGGCCGATCGAGCCTGCTGCACGACGGTCGCGAAGGTTCGGAGGAACCGACCTACGCCGCCTTTCCCGTCAACTTGACAATCTTTTGCGCGGCCTCCCACAGATCATCGGCCACGTCCAGCTTCAGACCGGATTCCGCCAGGAGCTTTCGCCCTTCTTCCGCGTTCGTTCCCTGGAGACGCACGACCAAAGGCACCGTGATTTTGACTTCCTTCGCGGCTTCGATCACTCCGTGGGCGATCCGCTCGCAGCGGACGATCCCGCCGAAGATATTGATGAAGATCCCCTTGACGTTCGGATCCTTCAGCAAAATTCTGAAGCCCGCCGCCACCGTATCCTTGGTGGCACCGCCGCCCACGTCCAGAAAATTCGCAGGTTCGCTGCCGGCGAGCTTGATCACGTCCATCGTCGCCATCGCGAGGCCCGCGCCGTTGACCATGCAGCCGATGTTTCCATCGAGTTTGACGTAGTTGAGGTTATTCGCCGTGGCTTCGATCTCCAACGGTTCTTCCTCGTTCAAGTCCCGCATGTTCTGCACGTCTTCATGCTTGAAGAGCCCGTTGTCGTCGAAAGATACCTTGCCGTCCAGGGCCACCAGAGTCTTGTCCTTGGTGATGATCAACGGATTGATCTCGACCAGCGCCGCATGTTTCTCCATGAACAGTCTATAGAGATTGCCGAGCAGTTGAACGAAGGGCGTAATGACCGCAGGCTCGATGTTCTGAAGGCCGAGGGCATAGGCCACGTTACGCCCATTGTGCGCCTGAAAACCGACCGCTGGATCGATGGCTTCCTTGATGATCTTATCCGGGGTCTTTTCAGCCACCTCTTCAATTTCCATTCCACCTTCTGTGCTGGCGATGAACGTTGGCCATGCGGTCTCACGGTCGACGAGAATGCTCAGGTATAGCTCCTTGCTGATGTTGGCCCCTTCCTCGATCAGCAGACGATGGACGGTGCGCCCCTTGGGACCGGTCTGATGCGTCACGAGCGTCTTGCCGAGCAGTTCCTTGGCCAGGCCCGCCACCGTCCCCTTGTCCTTCGTGATCTTGACCCCACCGGCTTTTCCACGACCGCCTGCGTGAATCTGGGCTTTGACGACGAAGACAGGTGTATTGAGTTCATCGACCCAGGCCGTCGCCGCACCGGGGGACGTGATCTCCTTCCCCCGGGGTACAGGGACACCGAACTGGGCAAAGATCGACTTGGCCTGAAATTCATGAACGTTCATGTCGCTCCTTCTGTCGCTTCAGTGCTGAGTACTCAGTTCTGAGTGCTGAGTAGCTGAACAAAAGCTCTCGCATTCCCAATCTCAGCACACAGCACTCATCGCTCAGCACTATCCTACTTTTCGTGTGTACGCTGGCAGCACCATCGGCGAAATCACTCCGCTGGAATTGCCGTGCTTACCGGCTTCGGCGCGAAACCGCTGCAGGTGTTTCAGCGTCAGTGTTCCCTGTTGCATTGACGCGGCGCGGGACGCAGCCATCAGTCCCGACCGCTTGCCGAACACCATGAGATCCAGCAGCGAATTCCCCATCAAGCGGTTGCGCCCATGCAGACCGCCGGAAGCTTCACCCGCCACGAAGAGGTTACGCACGTCGGTCTCTGAATTCGTATCGATCTTCACCCCGCCGTTCTGGTAATGCAGCGTGGGATAGATCAGTACCGGATCCTTGCTGATATCGATACCAAACCGCTCGAACTGCAGCATCATGGCAGGGAAATGCTTTTCCACCGTTCCGGGTCCATGCTCCGCGTCCAAAAGCGGGGTATCGAGCCAGACTCCGACACGACCCGACATCGTACGGATACCGCGACCCTCCTCGCATTCGCGGATGATGGAAGACGATACCACGTCGCGCGTGTCGAGCTCATTCACGAAGCGTTCGCCTTTGGCGTTGACGAGATGTCCGCCTTCGGACCTGATGCCTTCCGTCACCAAGGCCCCGATCAATTGTTCCGGGTACACGGCGCCGGACGGGTGATACTGAAACGTGTCGATATGCGCGAGTTTGGCACCCATTCGATAGGCCAGACAGAGCCCGTCGCCGGTGGCCCCATAATGGTTGCTCGTGGGAAACCCCTGGATGTGCAGGCGACCGATGCCGCCCGTGGCGAGAATCACGGACTTGGCCGCAACCACGACCGTACGATGATTGTCGAGGTCCTTGAACACGGCGCCGGCACAACGCCCCTCGTCGTCGCTGAGCAGTTCGACTGCCGCGCAGAACTCCAGCAACTGAATCTTCTGATTGATGACCTCGTCCTTCAATACCCGCATGATTT
It encodes:
- the sucD gene encoding succinate--CoA ligase subunit alpha, which gives rise to MSILVNKATRVVVQGITGKEGSFHATQCKAYGTQIVAGVTPGKAGQEVEGIPVFNTVSDAVRKTECDTSLIFVPPPFCADAILEAADAGVKLIICITEGIPVNDMIKVKRALRGRDVRLIGPNCPGVITVDEAKIGIMPGFIHKKGIVGVVSRSGTLTYEAVHQLSTLGLGETTCVGIGGDPVNGTGFVDVLPLFEKDPETQAIVMIGEIGGDAEEKAAEFIRKHVKKPVISFIAGITAPPGRRMGHAGAIISGGKGTATEKMKALEQAGVKVVKNPAEIARAVKKALGK
- the sucC gene encoding ADP-forming succinate--CoA ligase subunit beta yields the protein MNVHEFQAKSIFAQFGVPVPRGKEITSPGAATAWVDELNTPVFVVKAQIHAGGRGKAGGVKITKDKGTVAGLAKELLGKTLVTHQTGPKGRTVHRLLIEEGANISKELYLSILVDRETAWPTFIASTEGGMEIEEVAEKTPDKIIKEAIDPAVGFQAHNGRNVAYALGLQNIEPAVITPFVQLLGNLYRLFMEKHAALVEINPLIITKDKTLVALDGKVSFDDNGLFKHEDVQNMRDLNEEEPLEIEATANNLNYVKLDGNIGCMVNGAGLAMATMDVIKLAGSEPANFLDVGGGATKDTVAAGFRILLKDPNVKGIFINIFGGIVRCERIAHGVIEAAKEVKITVPLVVRLQGTNAEEGRKLLAESGLKLDVADDLWEAAQKIVKLTGKAA
- a CDS encoding FAD-binding protein; its protein translation is MDIHALQQIVHKTRDARRKQTIPKFSPADRDQLIHKYHPDFRASAYRPIRFGPNAGDKTVVELATLLEGDSPIQSDSDLTPHYTTDVLVVGGGGAGCAAALHAHGAGSKVILATKLRLGDSNSVMAQGGMQISVAPEDSPVTHFIDTLKGGHMQNDHALLKVMVEDGPAIAQWLIDLGVLFDRQADGNLHVKKGGGSSKPRLLTCSDYTGLEIMRVLKDEVINQKIQLLEFCAAVELLSDDEGRCAGAVFKDLDNHRTVVVAAKSVILATGGIGRLHIQGFPTSNHYGATGDGLCLAYRMGAKLAHIDTFQYHPSGAVYPEQLIGALVTEGIRSEGGHLVNAKGERFVNELDTRDVVSSSIIRECEEGRGIRTMSGRVGVWLDTPLLDAEHGPGTVEKHFPAMMLQFERFGIDISKDPVLIYPTLHYQNGGVKIDTNSETDVRNLFVAGEASGGLHGRNRLMGNSLLDLMVFGKRSGLMAASRAASMQQGTLTLKHLQRFRAEAGKHGNSSGVISPMVLPAYTRKVG